The proteins below are encoded in one region of Brassica napus cultivar Da-Ae chromosome A6, Da-Ae, whole genome shotgun sequence:
- the LOC125574979 gene encoding uncharacterized protein LOC125574979 — MFREAGLRSLGEDHVGSRWTIGNRKLDAKSVSNGVKASHGFGLRTAPPVPSATKPAAAAARGNHKNGGSSSDMDIASDSDEETFERHHSPQDYKTHVRFPHVAAAHNGGLGRNERNNNMSSHNECETRRNVEAGTTGRTQNGTITSTTSLLPRFPTFHASEQGPWSAMIAYEACMRLCLHSQSVDRVHEASYFLNNECKTMRKAFSLEKFFLQSEEELLGKGPCELVTEPSAPKNKKTIGKIRVQVRKIKMGLDPPPGCNIASLTVPKEKLVVVRRNIAELNLTLSSGWKAAKKVHVTPRVPLNGSFSRQSLAYVQAAARYLKQVSKAVKNEVVASHTGSQTYETVQETYSCSLRLKSSAEEDQIKTQPGSSEAFIFLPDSLGDDLISEVRDSKGQLLGRVVVQLAAIVDDPNEKVRWWPIYHEPEHEHIGRIQLHLSYSSSLDEKTKCGLVAETSAYDIILEVAMKAEQFQRRNLVFKGPWLWMITRFASYYGISDAYARLRYLSYVMDVASPTKDCLDLIYDFLLPIIMKSNHKSVLSHQENRLLGEIDEQIQQILASAFENYKSLDELSFSGMKDVFESATGTPAPAIESSVKLYALLNDVLTPEAQLKLCRYFQAASKKRSIRHLLETNDLLNNRSEGAAPVDPMALTASYQKMKSLILSFKNEISTDIAIHNCNVLPSYIDLPNLSASIYSVDLCNRLREFLLVCPPPGPSPPVVDLVITTADFQRDITSWNINPIKGGVNAKELFYSYITNWIEEKRRVLYELCKLETVKPCGEISGLTSPFVDEMYQRLNGTLDEYDIIIRRWPEYAISLEKVVADAEKAIVEGMEKQFAEIISPLKESKIFGLKIVKKFTKGAPNPYAVPKELGVLLNSMKRVLDILRPSIENRFKSWNSYIPDGENRILGERLSEVTVLLRAKFRSYMQALVEKLAENTRIQNHMKLKSIIHDLRETTAEPDVRNRMMALKDVLDKTIDHLHSVFLPDVFVSVCRGIWDRLGQDVLRLLEDRKDNVTWHKGPRIAVSVLDEIFATQMQSLLGNALKPEHLEPPRSMMELRSMLCKDSKDYREGGYSY, encoded by the exons ATGTTCAGGGAAGCAGGCTTAAGAAGCTTAGGAGAG GATCATGTTGGTTCACGTTGGACGATTGGTAACCGTAAATTGGATGCTAAGTCTGTTTCCAACGGTGTGAAAGCTTCTCATGGTTTTGGACTCAGGACTGCTCCTCCCGTTCCTTCGGCCACTAaacctgctgctgctgctgcgaGAGGTAATCATAAAAACGGTGGCTCGAGTTCAGACATGGACATTGCTTCTGATTCAGATGAAGAGACCTTCGAGAGACACCACTCGCCTCAAGATTATAAAACTCACGTTCGCTTCCCTCACGTGGCGGCAGCTCATAATGGTGGACTTGGGCGTAATGAGAGGAACAATAATATGTCTTCGCATAACGAATGTGAAACAAGGAGAAATGTTGAGGCTGGAACTACAGGAAGGACTCAGAACGGCACCATCACTTCAACGACTTCATTGCTTCCTCGTTTCCCAACCTTCCACGCAAG TGAGCAAGGTCCATGGTCTGCGATGATTGCATATGAAGCATGTATGCGGCTATGTCTCCATTCACAGTCAGTGGATAGAGTCCACGAAGCTTCTTACTTCCTGAATAACGAATGCAAGACAATGCGAAAGGCATTTAGTTTGGAGAAATTCTTCCTTCAATCTGAAGAAGAGTTACTTGGAAAGGGACCTTGCGAGTTGGTTACCGAGCCATCTGCTCcgaaaaataagaaaactatTGGAAAAATTAGAGTCCAAG ttcgtaaaattaaaatggGATTAGATCCACCGCCTGGCTGTAACATTGCATCACTGACGGTCCCCAAGGAAAAGCTCGTAGTTGTCCGTCGCAATATCGCGGAGCTGAATTTGACTTTATCTTCTGGATGGAAAGCAGCGAAGAAAGTTCACGTCACTCCTCGTGTTCCTCTTAATGGTTCCTTTTCACGTCAAAGTCTGGCTTACGTGCAAGCAGCTGCCCGCTACCTTAAACAGGTCTCAAAAGCTGTTAAAAACGAAGTGGTTGCATCTCACACTGGATCACAAACTTATGAAACAGTACAAG aaACATATTCATGTTCATTGAGGTTGAAGAGCTCCGCTGAAGAGGATCAAATTAAGACGCAGCCTGGATCCAGCGAGGCGTTTATTTT CTTGCCAGACAGTCTTGGAGATGATTTGATTAGTGAAGTTCGAGATTCGAAGGGGCAACTTCTTGGTCGTGTTGTAGTTCAGCTAGCAGCTATTGTTGATGATCCG AATGAGAAGGTTCGATGGTGGCCAATATATCACGAACCAGAGCATGAACATATTGGGAGAATACAACTTCATTTAAGCTATTCAAGCAGTCTAGATGAGAAAACCAAGTGTGGATTGGTGGCAGAAACGTCAGCTTATGATATTATCCTAGAGGTGGCTATGAAAGCAGAACAATTTCAGCGAAGAAATTTAGTGTTCAAGGGCCCATGGCTCTGGATGATAACTCGATTCGCATCATATTATGGGATTTCAGATGCGTACGCAAGATTAAG ATATCTTTCTTATGTCATGGATGTTGCTTCGCCTACCAAGGACTGTCTTGATCTGATTTATGATTTTCTACTCCCTATAATAATGAAAAGCAACCACAAGTCTGTATTGAGTCATCAAGAG AACCGATTACTGGGGGAAATTGACGAACAAATTCAGCAGATCCTTGCTTCAGCATTTGAGAATTATAAATCACTTGACGAGCTGTCTTTCTCCGGGATGAAAGATGTATTTGAGTCTGCTACGGGGACTCCAGCACCGGCAATAGAATCATCTGTCAAGCTTTATGCTCTTCTCAACGATGTATTAACCCCTGAGGCACAGCTGAAACTTTGCAGATACTTTCAG GCTGCTTCAAAGAAGAGGTCAATAAGACATTTATTGGAAACAAACGATTTACTTAACAACCGTAGTGAAGGTGCTGCACCAGTTGATCCGATGGCACTTACAGCTTCTTATCAAAAGATGAAGTCTCTAATATTGAGCTTTAAGAACGAAATATCCACTGACATTGCGATCCATAACTGCAATGTGCTCCCAAG CTATATAGACCTTCCAAATCTTTCCGCGTCAATATATAGTGTGGATCTTTGCAATAGGCTCCGGGAGTTTCTTCTCGTATGTCCTCCTCCTGGACCATCACCTCCTGTTGTTGACCTTGTTATCACAACTGCTGACTTTCAGAGAGATATTACTAGCTGGAACATAAA TCCTATTAAAGGTGGTGTGAACGCCAAAGAGCTATTTTATTCGTATATCACAAACTGGATTGAAGAGAAAAGACGCGTTCTATACGAACTCTGCAAGCTAGAGACG gtaaaACCATGTGGTGAGATCTCGGGATTGACTTCTCCTTTTGTGGATGAGATGTATCAGAGACTCAATGGGACACTTGACGAATATGATATTATCATTAGGCGTTGGCCAGAATATGCAATATCCTTGGAGAAA GTTGTAGCAGATGCAGAGAAGGCAATAGTGGAAGGGATGGAGAAACAGTTTGCTGAGATTATATCTCCGTTGAAGGAAAGTAAGATCTTTGGGCTGAAAATCGTCAAGAAGTTCACTAAAGGCGCACCTAACCCTTACGCTGTGCCAAAAGAG CTTGGAGTTCTTTTGAACTCGATGAAAAGAGTACTTGACATTTTACGGCCGAGTATAGAGAACCGGTTTAAATCTTGGAACTCATACATCCCCGACGGAGAAAACAGAATCTTGGGAGAGCGGTTGAGTGAAGTTACAGTGTTGTTAAGAGCCAAGTTCAGAAGTTATATGCAAGCACTCGTGGAGAAACTCGCTGAGAAT ACGAGAATACAAAATCACATGAAGCTAAAGAGCATCATCCACGACTTAAGGGAAACCACAGCAGAACCAGATGTTAGAAACCGAATGATGGCATTGAAAGATGTGCTAGACAAAACCATCGATCACCTACACAGTGTTTTCTTACCGGATGTGTTTGTATCGGTCTGCAGAGGAATCTGGGACCGACTGGGACAG gATGTGCTTCGTCTTTTGGAAGATAGGAAAGATAACGTGACTTGGCACAAAGGCCCGAGAATCGCAGTTTCT GTTTTGGATGAAATCTTTGCGACACAAATGCAAAGCCTGTTAGGGAACGCTCTCAAGCCTGAGCACTTGGAGCCGCCGAGATCAATGATGGAGCTCAGGTCTATGCTATGTAAAGATTCTAAAGACTACAGAGAAGGAGGCTACAGCTACTAG
- the LOC106347976 gene encoding ubiquitin carboxyl-terminal hydrolase 17: MSPFLLIGFLMLAFLLIRRQWRSAAVKREEVLRLISLATEESYLAAEKKEEEEARATVDYYGSSSVPPDVYSCAVCHYPTTTRCAQCKSVRYCSSKCQILHWRRGHKEECRPPPLHDYDREVDQSDDGEETNIELPSRGSGFESSADGLHGPETNDRVNNDGVSVDLACDISTSRPSVQKLQPKSEAVDFTTSLNEKDNFYETKPISRKKSHNRTEKVESSRKHSKGKSVLFTDAKPQSSRRSAEDTVQVSASNHLLSVKHEGEKIALGHGKTTSEPSSSAPSAALSFSTIPLPSKAISKPKVSQASSSSSVLKTSMQKVVQHFRPPKSSKLSQPSTSVNEMSFSYEMFVKLYRDRIELQPFGLVNLGNSCYANVVLQCLAFTRPLISYLIRGIHSKACRKKSWCFVCEFEFLILKSRGGESPLSPIKILSRLQKIGKHLGPGKQEDAHEFLRCAVDTMQSVFLKEADAAGPFAEETTLVGLTFGGYLHSKIKCMKCLHKSERTELMMDLTVEIGGDIGSLEEALAQFTAYEVLDGENRYLCDRCKSYQKAKKKLMILEGPNILTVVLKRFESDNFGKLSKPIHFPELLDISPYMSNPNHGDHHPVYSLYAVVVHLDATSYSGHYVCYIKNLHGDWFKIDDSNVFPVPLQTVLLEGAYMLLYARDSPRPVSKNGGGRKSKERRNLSAIPSRYDNNSKKKQERDSSSSMLPRVDLSSGSLSSMFSSSETTSSCSTKDSSGFENLSDYLFGGVEQVWNQDPSSQRV, encoded by the exons atgtCTCCTTTTCTCTTAATTGGATTCCTGATGCTGGCTTTTCTCCTAATCCGCCGCCAATGGAGATCCGCCGCCGTGAAGCGGGAGGAGGTTCTCCGGCTTATCTCTTTAGCCACCGAGGAATCTTATCTGGCAGCAGAGaaaaaggaggaggaggaggctcgTGCCACTGTGGACTACTACGGCTCCTCTTCTGTTCCTCCAGATGTTTATAGTTGCGCTGTTTGTCACTACCCAACCACTACTCGCTGCGCTCAATGCAAATCTGTTCGCTACTG TTCTAGCAAGTGTCAGATTCTTCATTGGCGACGAGGTCACAAGGAAGAGTGTCGACCGCCTCCTCTTCATGATTACGACAGAGAAGTGGATCAGTCTGAtg ATGGGGAAGAAACAAATATTGAGTTGCCATCTCGTGGCAGTGGGTTTGAATCATCAGCAGATGGGTTACATGGTCCGGAGACAAACGACAGGGTTAATAATGATGGCGTGTCAGTTGATCTTGCCTGTGACATCTCTACAAGTAGGCCTAGTGTTCAAAAGTTACAACCCAAGTCTGAAGCTGTGGACTTCACTACTTCTTTAAAtgaaaaagataatttctatgaGACGAAGCCAATAAGCAGGAAGAAGTCACATAATCGCACAGAGAAGGTTGAATCATCTAGAAAGCATTCCAAAGGGAAGAGTGTTCTATTTACTGATGCAAAGCCGCAAAGTTCACGTAGGTCAGCTGAGGATACTGTTCAAGTGTCAGCTTCGAATCATCTTTTGTCAGTGAAACATGAAGGAGAAAAGATTGCACTTGGACATGGGAAAACGACATCTGAACCATCTAGTAGTGCTCCTTCTGCTGCGCTGTCGTTTTCAACTATTCCTTTACCTTCAAAAGCTATTAGTAAACCAAAAGTATCACAAGCTTCTTCAAGTAGTAGTGTCTTGAAAACATCGATGCAAAAAGTTGTTCAGCATTTTAGACCCCCAAAGTCATCAAAACTATCTCAACCTTCCACTTCTGTCAATGAG ATGAGCTTCTCTTATGAGATGTTTGTCAAACTTTACCGTGATAGAATAGAGTTACAGCCATTTGGCCTTGTCAACTTGGGGAACAG TTGTTATGCAAATGTTGTTCTCCAGTGCTTGGCCTTCACTCGGCCACTTATTTCTTATCTAATTAGGGGAATACATTCTAAAGCGT GTCGAAAGAAGAGTTGGTGTTTTGTTTGTgagtttgagttcttaattTTGAAGTCAAGGGGAGGAGAATCTCCTCTGTCACCTATCAAAATCTTATCAAGATTACAAAAGATTGGGAAGCATCTTGGCCCTGGAAAGCAAGAAGACGCTCACGAATTTTTAAG GTGTGCTGTTGATACAATGCAATCTGTTTTTCTCAAAGAGGCTGATGCAGCTGGTCCGTTTGCAGAAGAAACTACTTTAGTAGGCCTTACGTTTGGTGGTTACCTTCACTCCAAG ATTAAATGCATGAAATGCCTGCACAAATCTGAGAGAACGGAGCTGATGATGGATCTGACTGTTGAGATTGGTGGAGACATAGGAAGCCTAGAAGAAGCACTTGCTCAGTTTACAGCCTATGAAGTCCTAGATGGAGAGAACCGATACTTGTGTGACAG ATGTAAATCTTACCAGAAAGCCAAAAAGAAGTTAATGATACTTGAAGGACCCAATATTCTTACTGTGGTGTTGAAACGTTTTGAG TCTGATAACTTTGGGAAGCTGAGTAAACCCATTCATTTTCCTGAGCTTCTCGATATTAGCCCATACATGAGTAACCCAAATCATGGGGATCATCATCCAGTGTATAGTCTCTATGCAGTGGTGGTTCATTTAGATGCCACTTCATATTCAGGTCATTATGTTTGCTACATCAAAAACCTTCATGGAGACTGGTTCAAGATTGATGACAGCAAT GTTTTCCCGGTTCCATTACAGACTGTGTTACTAGAGGGAGCATACATGCTTCTCTATGCAAG AGATTCTCCAAGACCGGTGAGCAAGAACGGTGGTGGTCGGAAATCAAAGGAAAGAAGAAACTTGTCTGCAATCCCGTCGAGATACGACAACAATAGCAAGAAGAAGCAAGAGAGAGACAGTAGTAGCAGTATGTTGCCACGAGTAGATTTGTCCAGTGGAAGCTTATCATCAATGTTCAGCTCATCAGAGACAACAAGCTCATGCAGCACAAAAGACTCATCAGGTTTTGAGAATTTATCAGATTACTTGTTTGGTGGAGTTGAACAGGTTTGGAACCAGGATCCATCTTCTCAAAGAGTTTGA
- the LOC106347975 gene encoding kinesin-like protein KIN-14B: MGEKNNRWNWEVTGFEPNKSPSSSEDHRTPLRGYSIPENSLPPHSSELASKVQSLKEKVQLAKDDYVGLRQEAIDLQEYSNAKLERVTRYLGVLADKSRSLDQHALETEARISPLINEKKRLFNDLLTTKGNVKVFCRARPLFEDEGPSIIEFPDNCTVRVNTGDDTLSNPKKEFEFDRVFGPHVGQASLFSDVQPFMQSALDGSNVSVFAYGQTNAGKTYTMEGSNQERGLYARCFEELIDLANSDSTSTSQFTFSVSVFELYNEQIRDLLPGCQSNLPKINMGLRESVIEISQEKVDNPSEFLRILKSALESRGNDKSKSNVTHLIVSVHICYNNTITGESVNSKLSLVDLAGSEGLTVEDDNGDHVTDLLHVTNSISALGDVLSSLTSKKDTVPYENSFLTRILADSVGGSSKTLMIVNICPSARNLSEIMSCLNYAARARNTVPSLGNRDTIKKWRDLANDARKEVLEKERETQRLKQEVTGLKQALKEANDQCVLLYNEVQRAWRVSFTLQSDLKSETTMVADKHNIEKEQNSQLRNQITQLSQLEQEQKLQVQQQDSTIQNLQSKVKALESQLSEALKSDTTRSADPLESHPRTAGSTVDSSAVTKKLEEELKKRDALIERLHEENEKLFDRLTEKSNAGSTQVSSPSSKASPTVQPADFDRKNSVGALPSSVDKNDGAITVVKPSSEIVKTTPAGEYLTAALNDFDPEQYEGLAAIADGANKLLMLVLAAVIKAGASREHEILAEIRDAVFSFIRKMEPRRVMDTMLVSRVRILYIRSLLARSPELQSIKVSPVERFLEKPYTSRTRSSSGSSSPGRSPVRYYEEQVHGFKVNLKPDKKSKLVSVVSRIRGHDQDTGRQQVTGGKLREIQDDAKSFAIGNKPLAALFVHTPAGELQRQIRSWLAESFEFLSVTADDASGGTTGQLELLSTAIMDGWMAGVGAAVPPHTDALGQLLSDYAKRVYTSQMQHLKDIAGTLASEEAEDAGQVAKLRSALESVDHKRRKILQQMRSDAALFNLEEGTSPVQNPSTAAEEARLASLISLDAILKQVKEITRQASVHVLSKSKKKALLESLEELTERMPSLLDVDHPCAQREIATARQLVETIPEQEDNLQEEKRPSLDSMSSTETDVSQWNVLQFNTGGSSAPFIIKCGANSSSELVIKADARIQEPKGGEIVRVVPRPSVLENMSLEEMKQVFGPLPEALSSLALARTADGTRARYSRLYRTLAMKVPSLRDLVGELEKGGVLKDTTKST, encoded by the exons ATGGGGGAGAAGAACAATAGGTGGAACTGGGAGGTGACTGGGTTCGAACCGAACAAGTCTCCTTCTTCCAGTGAGGACCATCGGACTCCGCTTCGAGGTTATTCGATCCCTGAGAACTCGCTTCCACCGCACTCGTCGGAGCTTGCATCTAAGGTTCAGAGTTTGAAGGAGAAAGTTCAG CTTGCAAAGGATGATTATGTGGGATTGAGACAGGAAGCTATTGATCTTCAAGAGTATTCTAATGCCAAGCTTGAGAGGGTTACTCGTTACTTAGGTGTTCTCGCTGATAAAAGTCGTAGCTTGG ATCAACATGCCCTTGAAACGGAGGCTAGGATATCTCCACTTATCAATGAGAAGAAAAGACTCTTCAACGACTTACTCACCACCAAAG GGAACGTGAAGGTATTTTGTCGAGCAAGGCCTTTATTTGAAGACGAGGGACCCTCTATTATTGAGTTTCCTGATAACTGCACCGTACGTGTAAACACTGGTGATGATACTCTATCCAACCCCAAGAAGGAATTTGAATTTGACAGAGTTTTTGGACCTCATGTTGGACAAG CTTCACTGTTCAGTGATGTCCAACCGTTTATGCAATCCGCTCTGGATGGATCTAATGTCTCTGTATTTGCCTATGGACAAACTAACGCCGGGAAGACATACACCATG GAAGGATCTAATCAGGAACGTGGTTTATATGCTCGTTGTTTTGAGGAACTTATTGACTTGGCCAACTCTGATTCAACTTCCACATCTCAGTTCACTTTCTCTGTTTCCGTTTTTGAGCTCTATAACGAACAG ATCAGAGATTTACTCCCGGGTTGTCAGAGCAACTTACCAAAGATCAATATGGGTTTACGAGAATCTGTTATAGAGATCTCTCAGGAGAAAGTTGATAATCCATCGGAGTTCTTGAGAATCCTGAAATCTGCACTTGAGAGTAGAGGGAATGATAAGTCAAAGTCTAATGTGACCCATCT CATTGTCTCAGTACACATTTGTTACAACAACACAATTACGGGAGAAAGTGTAAATAGCAAGCTCTCTTTAGTTGACCTGGCTGGGAGTGAAGGATTAACTGTGGAAGATGACAATGGAGATCACGTCACTGATCTTCTCCATGTAACAAATTCAATTTCTGC GCTGGGAGATGTTTTATCCTCTCTGACGTCAAAGAAAGATACAGTTCCGTACGAGAACTCATTTCTTACAAGAATACTTGCAGACTCAGTAG GGGGGAGCTCCAAAACATTGATGATCGTCAACATTTGTCCAAGTGCTCGAAACTTGTCTGAGATAATGTCATGCCTCAACTATGCCGCTAGAGCTCGGAATACGGTACCAAGCCTTGGGAATCGAGACACAATCAAGAAATGGAGAGATTTG GCAAATGATGCCAGGAAGGAGGTATTAGAGAAAGAGAGGGAAACTCAGCGTCTTAAACAAGAGGTTACGGGTTTGAAACAAGCACTTAAAGAAGCAAATGACCAATGTGTACTGCTCTACAATGAAGTACAGAGGGCGTGGAGAGTTTCATTCACTCTGCAATCAGATTTAAAG TCAGAGACTACTATGGTTGCAGACAAGCATAACATAGAAAAGGAGCAGAATTCTCAATTAAGAAATCAAATAACTCAACTTTCACAGTTAGAACAGGAGCAAAAGCTTCAGGTGCAACAACAAGATTCCACCATTCAAAATCTCCAG TCTAAAGTTAAAGCCTTAGAATCACAACTGAGTGAAGCCCTTAAGTCTGACACAACAAGATCGGCAGATCCCTTAGAATCTCATCCCAGAACAGCTGGGAGCACAGTTGATTCCTCTGCTGTTACCAAGAAACTTGAGGAAGAGCTGAAAAAACGTGATGCACTGATTGAG AGGTTGcatgaagaaaacgaaaaattgTTTGACAGATTAACAGAAAAGTCAAATGCTGGTTCGACTCAG GTCTCTAGCCCATCATCGAAAGCTTCACCAACAGTTCAGCCTGCAGATTTTGACAG GAAAAATAGTGTGGGTGCTTTACCATCTTCAGTAGATAAGAATGATGGCGCAATTACAGTAGTAAAACCCAGCTCTGAAATAGTAAAAACTACACCAGCTGGAGAATACTTGACAGCTGCTCTGAATGATTTTGATCCGGAACAGTATGAAGGTCTTGCAGCCATTGCTGATGGCGCAAACAAGCTTCTGATGCTG GTTTTGGCAGCAGTTATAAAGGCTGGTGCTTCCAGAGAGCATGAGATCCTTGCTGAGATCAGAGATGCTGTCTTTTCATTCATCCGGAAGATGGAGCCAAGAAGAGTAATGGATACAATGCTTGTTTCTCGAGTCAGGATATTGTACATAAGGTCCTTACTTGCGCGATCACCTGAGCTTCAGTCGATCAAG GTTTCTCCTGTTGAACGCTTTTTGGAGAAGCCTTACACTAGTCGAACTAGAAGCTCCAGCGGGAGTAGCAGCCCGGGTAGATCCCCAGTTCGATACTATGAAGAGCAGGTACATGGCTTTAAAGTAAATTTAAAGCCAGACAAGAAAAGCAAGTTGGTATCCGTAGTTTCAAGAATCCGTGGACATGACCAG GATACTGGGAGGCAGCAAGTGACTGGAGGAAAGCTGAGGGAGATACAAGATGACGCCAAAAGTTTTGCTATTGGAAACAAACCCTTGGCTGCTTTGTTTGTTCACACTCCGGCTGGTGAACTGCAAAGGCAGATTAGGTCATGGCTTGCAGAAAGCTTTGAGTTTCTTTCTGTTACAGCTGACGATGCTTCTGGAGGAACCACAGGCCAATTAGAGCTTCTTTCCACAGCAATTATGGATGGCTGGATGGCTGGGGTAGGAGCTGCGGTGCCACCTCACACAGATGCTTTGGGACAGCTTTTATCCGATTATGCAAAACGAGTCTACACCTCTCAAATGCAGCATCTAAAG GATATTGCTGGTACTTTGGCGTCGGAAGAAGCAGAAGATGCTGGTCAAGTAGCAAAGCTTCGGTCAGCTCTTGAGTCTGTTGACCACAAAAGAAGAAAG ATTTTGCAACAAATGAGAAGTGATGCAGCTTTGTTTAACTTGGAGGAAGGCACTTCTCCAGTTCAAAATCCTTCTACAGCAGCCGAAGAGGCGAGATTAGCTTCTCTCATTTCTCTAGATGCCATACTGAAGCAAGTGAAG GAAATAACAAGACAAGCCTCTGTCCACGTTTTGAGTAAAAGCAAGAAGAAAGCATTACTTGAGTCTCTCGAAGAACTCACTGAACGAATGCCTTCTCTTCTTGACGTTGATCATCCATGTGCACAGAGAGAAATCGCTACGGCTCGCCAGTTGGTCGAGACAATCCCAGAACAAGAGGACAATCTTCAAGAAGAAAAGAGACCCTCATTAGATTCAATGTCCTCAACGGAAACAGACGTGTCTCAATGGAACGTTCTGCAGTTCAACACGGGAGGCTCTTCAGCTCCGTTCATCATAAAATGCGGAGCTAACTCCAGCTCAGAGCTCGTGATCAAAGCGGATGCAAGAATTCAAGAACCTAAAGGAGGAGAAATCGTGAGAGTTGTGCCAAGACCTTCGGTTTTAGAAAACATGAGTTTGGAGGAAATGAAACAAGTGTTTGGTCCGTTGCCGGAAGCTCTTAGTTCACTGGCCTTGGCGAGAACAGCTGATGGCACGAGGGCTAGGTACTCCAGACTCTACAGAACTCTAGCCATGAAGGTTCCCTCTCTTAGGGACCTCGTTGGAGAGCTTGAGAAAGGAGGTGTCTTAAAAGATACCACCAAATCGAcatga